The Vigna unguiculata cultivar IT97K-499-35 chromosome 6, ASM411807v1, whole genome shotgun sequence genome contains a region encoding:
- the LOC114188882 gene encoding uncharacterized protein LOC114188882, with product MVSRIHKRTAMYRNLQLLRSIRYSYSPPKASVLLDVSNCIQGLKQKLQELNELKVATARKIADYDPMPKLEVKMQEEGFVIKVLSQRSCQGLLVFILEAFEELGLDVLQARVSCADSFTLEALGNKEKNEDSRALDAQLVEEVVSKAIQNWREVSEI from the exons ATGGTTTCAAGGATTCACAAGAGAACAGCCATGTACAGGAACCTACAGCTGCTTCGTTCAATTAGATACTCTTACTCG CCACCAAAAGCCTCAGTGTTATTGGATGTGTCAAATTGCATACAAGGTTTAAAGCAAAAGCTGCAAGAATTGAACGAGTTAAAAGTTGCAACGGCACGAAAAATCGCTGACTATGATCCAATGCCTAAG CTTGAAGTTAAAATGCAAGAAGAGGGTTTTGTGATAAAGGTGCTTAGTCAAAGGAGTTGCCAGGGGTTGCTGGTGTTTATATTGGAAGCCTTTGAAGAGTTGGGTCTTGATGTGCTCCAGGCTAGGGTTTCTTGTGCTGACAGCTTCACTTTAGAGGCTTTAGGAAACAAA GAGAAGAATGAAGATAGTCGTGCTTTGGATGCACAACTAGTTGAAGAAGTAGTGTCTAAAGCTATTCAAAACTGGAGAGAAGTTTCAGAGATATAA
- the LOC114187986 gene encoding eukaryotic translation initiation factor 2 subunit alpha homolog: MGPNLECRMYEARYPEVDMAVMIQVKNIADMGAYVSLLEYNNIEGMILFSELSRRRIRSVSSLIKVGRIEPVMVLRVDKEKGYIDLSKRRVSEEDIQACEERYNKSKLVHSIMRHVAETLNIDLEELYVHIGWPLYRKYGHAFEAFKIIVTDPDSVLNTLTREIKEVGPDGQEVTKVVPAVSEEVKDSLVKNIRRRMTPQPLKIRADIEMKCFQFDGVLHIKEAMRRAEAAGNDDCPVKIKLVAPPLYVLTTQTLDKEQGILVLNNAIASCTEAIEQHKGKLVVKEAPRAVSERDDKLLAEHMAKLRQDNEEVSGDEDSEEEEDTGMGEVDVDNGSAITE; the protein is encoded by the exons ATGGGTCCGAACCTAGAATGTCGTATGTACGAGGCGAGGTACCCGGAGGTGGACATGGCGGTGATGATACAGGTGAAGAACATCGCGGACATGGGCGCCTACGTGTCACTTCTGGAGTACAACAACATCGAGGGCATGATCTTGTTCTCGGAGCTCTCCCGCCGTCGGATTCGCAGCGTCAGCAGCCTCATCAAGGTGGGGCGCATCGAGCCCGTCATGGTCCTCCGTGTCGACAAGGAAAAGGGTTACATCGATCTCAGCAAGCGTAGGGTCTCGGAAGAGGACATTCAGGCCTGCGAGGAGAGGTACAACAAGAGCAAGCTCGTCCACTCCATCATGCGCCACGTTGCCGAAACCCTCAACATCGATTTGGAG GAGCTCTATGTTCACATTGGATGGCCTTTATATCGCAAATATGGTCATGCTTTTGAG GCTTTCAAAATAATTGTCACTGATCCTGATTCTGTTTTGAATACGCTCACCCGTGAGATCAAGGAAGTTGGTCCTGATGGGCAAGAG GTGACTAAGGTAGTCCCTGCTGTGTCTGAAGAAGTGAAGGATTCTCTTGTGAAGAATATTAGAAGACGGATGACCCCCCAGCCCTTGAAAATTAGGGCtgatattgaaatgaaatgttTCCAATTTGATGGTGTTCTTCACATTAAG GAGGCAATGCGTAGAGCTGAAGCTGCTGGAAACGATGACTGCCCTGTCAAAATTAAACTGGTTGCTCCCCCACTTTATGTTCTTACTACTCAGACACTTGACAAG GAGCAAGGAATATTGGTTCTCAACAATGCCATTGCTTCTTGCACCGAAGCAATAGAACAACACAAGGGTAAACTTGTGGTTAAGGAGGCACCTAGAGCA GTGAGTGAACGTGATGATAAATTGCTTGCTGAGCACATGGCTAAGCTGCGCCAAGATAATGAGGAGGTCAGTGGTGATGAAGAcagtgaggaagaagaagatacaGGAATGGGCGAGGTTGATGTGGATAATGGTTCTGCGATAACAGAGTGA